In Caretta caretta isolate rCarCar2 chromosome 4, rCarCar1.hap1, whole genome shotgun sequence, one genomic interval encodes:
- the ADAM33 gene encoding disintegrin and metalloproteinase domain-containing protein 33 isoform X4, with the protein MDHCHYHGHVRGYQGSWVVLSTCSGISGLIVLNVNDSYYLKPLGTPEPEHHILFRAEHLPVEGGTCGPSGLLGSSVADIARLVKPVHQRAKRDTWRTLKYMELFIVADYTLFLKQNRNLGQTKQRILEIANYVDKFYRSLNIKVALVGLEVWTERDQCMVTSDANATLWSFLQWKKMLRSRKKHDNAQLLTGRTFRGTTIGMAPLEGMCSAENSGGVSADHSDLPIGAAATMAHEIGHNFGMSHDSEGCCVEATPAQGGCVMAAATGHPFPRVFSFCSKRQLESYFHKGGGMCLFNMPSTKDLVVGKKCGNGFLEDGEECDCGELGECTNPCCNAHNCTLKAGAQCAHGDCCQSCQLKTAGTMCREPAGSCDLPEYCTGASPYCPGNVYLLDGSACASGDAYCSNGMCLTHHQQCVQLWGPGAWPAPDACFQDVNTAGDTYGNCGKDSQGHYVKCDRRDAKCGKIQCQSSARKPKGTNTVSMDTTIRFNGREVKCRGTFMYATKDDEGDLSDPGLVMTGTKCGDGMVCKDRRCQNASFFELEKCISQCHGHGVCNSNKNCHCSAGWAPPYCEKPGLGGSVDSGPVQHDNHEAILIALLLVFLLILPATALGIYWCYRRKNSLLSKWIKSTRKSQETCRNGAIHQKGTGGHSNAAFTLQDVSSSGKAANSTNKAARSIFPLKPNGSQPISIVHPLRQAPSPAAQPHRDLKPSRPPPPGGKSPVVPAKTIGSQPKLLPPKKPLPSSPVRTPVIVSKHGPPRRPLPGSPLLAKTPPLAQGRTLLVTVPPTNFKAAGASSARYLTKPVPGFKVQSASFPFKK; encoded by the exons ATG GATCACTGTCATTACCACGGCCATGTGCGAGGGTACCAGGGCTCCTGGGTGGTTCTCAGCACGTGCTCGGGGATCAG CGGCCTGATCGTGCTGAATGTCAATGACAGCTACTACTTGAAACCTCTGGGGACCCCGGAACCCGAGCATCACATCCTCTTTCGGGCAGAGCACTTGCCAGTCGAAGGCGGGACTTGTGGGCCTAGCGGCCTGTTAGGAAGCAGCGTAGCTGACATTGCCAGACTCGTCAAGCCGGTGCATCAGCGG GCAAAGAGAGACACCTGGAGGACCCTGAAGTACATGGAGCTGTTCATTGTCGCTGATTACACCCTG TTCCTCAAACAGAATCGCAACCTGGGCCAAACAAAGCAGCGGATTCTGGAGATTGCCAACTACGTGGACAAG tTTTACAGGTCTCTGAATATCAAAGTGGCCCTCGTCGGCCTGGAGGTGTGGACGGAGAGGGACCAGTGCATGGTCACCAGCGACGCTAATGCTACCCTGTGGTCCTTCCTGCAGTGGAAGAAGATGCTGAGGTCTCGGAAGAAGCATGACAATGCCCAGCTGCTGAC CGGCAGGACCTTCCGAGGGACGACCATCGGGATGGCTCCGCTGGAGGGGATGTGCAGCGCAGAGAACTCGGGAGGTGTGAGTGCG GACCACTCGGACCTGCCGATCGGAGCCGCCGCCACCATGGCTCACGAAATCGGGCACAACTTCGGCATGAGCCACGACAGCGAGGGCTGCTGCGTGGAGGCCACCCCGGCTCAAGGAGGCTGCGTCATGGCCGCTGCCACTGG CCACCCGTTCCCTCGCGTGTTCAGCTTCTGCAGCAAGAGACAGCTGGAGAGTTACTTCCACAAGGGAGGCGGGATGTGTCTCTTCAACATGCCCAGCACCAAAGACCTGGTGGTGGGCAAGAAGTGTGGAAATGGCTTTCTGGAGGATGGGGAGGAGTGTGACTGTGGGGAGCTAGGG GAGTGCACCAACCCCTGCTGCAACGCGCACAACTGCACGCTGAAGGCCGGAGCCCAGTGCGCCCACGGGGACTGCTGTCAGAGCTGCCAG CTGAAGACAGCTGGGACCATGTGCAGAGAGCCGGCTGGATCCTGCGACCTCCCTGAATACTGTACGGGGGCCTCGCCCTACTGCCCCGGCAACGTGTACCTGCTGGATGGCTCGGCCTGCGCCAGCGGGGACGCATACTGCAGCAACGGCATGTGCCTGACTCATCACCAGCAATGCGTGCAGCTCTGGGGCCCAG GCGCCTGGCCGGCTCCCGATGCCTGTTTCCAAGATGTCAACACAGCCGGCGACACATATGGGAACTGCGGCAAGGACAGCCAGGGGCATTACGTGAAATGTGACCGGAG AGACGCCAAGTGCGGCAAGATCCAGTGCCAGAGCTCGGCCAGGAAACCCAAGGGTACCAACACCGTCTCCATGGACACCACCATCCGCTTCAACGGGCGGGAGGTGAAATGCAGAGGCACCTTCATGTACGCCACCAAGGACGACGAGGGGGACCTGTCGGACCCCGGCCTGGTGATGACGGGGACCAAGTGTGGGGACGGGATG GTCTGCAAGGATCGCAGGTGCCAGAATGCTTCCTTCTTTGAGCTGGAGAAGTGCATTTCGCAGTGCCATGGCCACGGG GTTTGTAACAGCAACAAGAACTGCCACTGCAGTGCCGGCTGGGCCCCCCCGTACTGCGAGAAGCCGGGCCTGGGGGGCAGCGTGGACAGCGGCCCCGTGCAGCACGACA accatGAAGCCATCTTGATAGCCCTGCTGCTCGTCTTCCTGCTGATCCTCCCTGCCACAGCTTTGGGGATCTACTGGTGCTACAGACGGAAGAACTCGCTCCTGAGCAAATGGATAAAGAGCACGAGGAAGAGCCAGGAGACGTGCAG GAACGGAGCCATCCATCAGAAGGGAACCGGGGGCCATTCGAACGCGGCTTTCACCTTGCAGGATGTTTCCTCCTCTGGTAAAGCTGCCAACAGCACTAACAAA GCAGCCAGGAGCATCTTCCCCCTCAAGCCGAACGGTTCCCAGCCCATCAGCATTGTCCACCCCCTTCgccaggctcccagcccagctgctcagCCCCACCGAGACCTCAAGCCGTCCAGGCCGCCTCCTCCTGGCGGCAAATCCCCCGTCGTTCCGGCCAAAACGATCGGCTCCCAACCCAAGCTGCTGCCTCCAAAGAAGCCTCTTCCCAGCAGCCCTGTGAGGACCCCTGTG ATCGTCTCAAAGCACGGACCCCCTCGCCGGCCTCTACCTGGGAGCCCTCTCCTGGCCAAAACACCTCCCTTGGCACAGGGACGGACCCTGCTGGTCACGGTCCCTCCCACCAACTTCAAGGCGGCAGGGGCCAGCTCTGCCAGGTACCTAACCAA GCCCGTCCCGGGGTTCAAAGTCCAGTCTGCCTCCTTCCCCTTTAAGAAATGA
- the ADAM33 gene encoding disintegrin and metalloproteinase domain-containing protein 33 isoform X3, whose translation MVSPDPWNPASPPFPGPGCWGQAPPGSGCGLRTSGCQDHCHYHGHVRGYQGSWVVLSTCSGISGLIVLNVNDSYYLKPLGTPEPEHHILFRAEHLPVEGGTCGPSGLLGSSVADIARLVKPVHQRAKRDTWRTLKYMELFIVADYTLFLKQNRNLGQTKQRILEIANYVDKFYRSLNIKVALVGLEVWTERDQCMVTSDANATLWSFLQWKKMLRSRKKHDNAQLLTGRTFRGTTIGMAPLEGMCSAENSGGVSADHSDLPIGAAATMAHEIGHNFGMSHDSEGCCVEATPAQGGCVMAAATGHPFPRVFSFCSKRQLESYFHKGGGMCLFNMPSTKDLVVGKKCGNGFLEDGEECDCGELGECTNPCCNAHNCTLKAGAQCAHGDCCQSCQLKTAGTMCREPAGSCDLPEYCTGASPYCPGNVYLLDGSACASGDAYCSNGMCLTHHQQCVQLWGPGAWPAPDACFQDVNTAGDTYGNCGKDSQGHYVKCDRRDAKCGKIQCQSSARKPKGTNTVSMDTTIRFNGREVKCRGTFMYATKDDEGDLSDPGLVMTGTKCGDGMVCKDRRCQNASFFELEKCISQCHGHGVCNSNKNCHCSAGWAPPYCEKPGLGGSVDSGPVQHDNHEAILIALLLVFLLILPATALGIYWCYRRKNSLLSKWIKSTRKSQETCRNGAIHQKGTGGHSNAAFTLQDVSSSGKAANSTNKAARSIFPLKPNGSQPISIVHPLRQAPSPAAQPHRDLKPSRPPPPGGKSPVVPAKTIGSQPKLLPPKKPLPSSPVRTPVIVSKHGPPRRPLPGSPLLAKTPPLAQGRTLLVTVPPTNFKAAGASSARYLTKPVPGFKVQSASFPFKK comes from the exons ATGGTTTCTCCAGACCCATGGaaccctgcttctcctcccttccctgggcCAGGCTGCTGGGGGCAGGCTCCTCCGGGCTCGGGCTGTGGTCTGAGGACATCGGGATGCCAG GATCACTGTCATTACCACGGCCATGTGCGAGGGTACCAGGGCTCCTGGGTGGTTCTCAGCACGTGCTCGGGGATCAG CGGCCTGATCGTGCTGAATGTCAATGACAGCTACTACTTGAAACCTCTGGGGACCCCGGAACCCGAGCATCACATCCTCTTTCGGGCAGAGCACTTGCCAGTCGAAGGCGGGACTTGTGGGCCTAGCGGCCTGTTAGGAAGCAGCGTAGCTGACATTGCCAGACTCGTCAAGCCGGTGCATCAGCGG GCAAAGAGAGACACCTGGAGGACCCTGAAGTACATGGAGCTGTTCATTGTCGCTGATTACACCCTG TTCCTCAAACAGAATCGCAACCTGGGCCAAACAAAGCAGCGGATTCTGGAGATTGCCAACTACGTGGACAAG tTTTACAGGTCTCTGAATATCAAAGTGGCCCTCGTCGGCCTGGAGGTGTGGACGGAGAGGGACCAGTGCATGGTCACCAGCGACGCTAATGCTACCCTGTGGTCCTTCCTGCAGTGGAAGAAGATGCTGAGGTCTCGGAAGAAGCATGACAATGCCCAGCTGCTGAC CGGCAGGACCTTCCGAGGGACGACCATCGGGATGGCTCCGCTGGAGGGGATGTGCAGCGCAGAGAACTCGGGAGGTGTGAGTGCG GACCACTCGGACCTGCCGATCGGAGCCGCCGCCACCATGGCTCACGAAATCGGGCACAACTTCGGCATGAGCCACGACAGCGAGGGCTGCTGCGTGGAGGCCACCCCGGCTCAAGGAGGCTGCGTCATGGCCGCTGCCACTGG CCACCCGTTCCCTCGCGTGTTCAGCTTCTGCAGCAAGAGACAGCTGGAGAGTTACTTCCACAAGGGAGGCGGGATGTGTCTCTTCAACATGCCCAGCACCAAAGACCTGGTGGTGGGCAAGAAGTGTGGAAATGGCTTTCTGGAGGATGGGGAGGAGTGTGACTGTGGGGAGCTAGGG GAGTGCACCAACCCCTGCTGCAACGCGCACAACTGCACGCTGAAGGCCGGAGCCCAGTGCGCCCACGGGGACTGCTGTCAGAGCTGCCAG CTGAAGACAGCTGGGACCATGTGCAGAGAGCCGGCTGGATCCTGCGACCTCCCTGAATACTGTACGGGGGCCTCGCCCTACTGCCCCGGCAACGTGTACCTGCTGGATGGCTCGGCCTGCGCCAGCGGGGACGCATACTGCAGCAACGGCATGTGCCTGACTCATCACCAGCAATGCGTGCAGCTCTGGGGCCCAG GCGCCTGGCCGGCTCCCGATGCCTGTTTCCAAGATGTCAACACAGCCGGCGACACATATGGGAACTGCGGCAAGGACAGCCAGGGGCATTACGTGAAATGTGACCGGAG AGACGCCAAGTGCGGCAAGATCCAGTGCCAGAGCTCGGCCAGGAAACCCAAGGGTACCAACACCGTCTCCATGGACACCACCATCCGCTTCAACGGGCGGGAGGTGAAATGCAGAGGCACCTTCATGTACGCCACCAAGGACGACGAGGGGGACCTGTCGGACCCCGGCCTGGTGATGACGGGGACCAAGTGTGGGGACGGGATG GTCTGCAAGGATCGCAGGTGCCAGAATGCTTCCTTCTTTGAGCTGGAGAAGTGCATTTCGCAGTGCCATGGCCACGGG GTTTGTAACAGCAACAAGAACTGCCACTGCAGTGCCGGCTGGGCCCCCCCGTACTGCGAGAAGCCGGGCCTGGGGGGCAGCGTGGACAGCGGCCCCGTGCAGCACGACA accatGAAGCCATCTTGATAGCCCTGCTGCTCGTCTTCCTGCTGATCCTCCCTGCCACAGCTTTGGGGATCTACTGGTGCTACAGACGGAAGAACTCGCTCCTGAGCAAATGGATAAAGAGCACGAGGAAGAGCCAGGAGACGTGCAG GAACGGAGCCATCCATCAGAAGGGAACCGGGGGCCATTCGAACGCGGCTTTCACCTTGCAGGATGTTTCCTCCTCTGGTAAAGCTGCCAACAGCACTAACAAA GCAGCCAGGAGCATCTTCCCCCTCAAGCCGAACGGTTCCCAGCCCATCAGCATTGTCCACCCCCTTCgccaggctcccagcccagctgctcagCCCCACCGAGACCTCAAGCCGTCCAGGCCGCCTCCTCCTGGCGGCAAATCCCCCGTCGTTCCGGCCAAAACGATCGGCTCCCAACCCAAGCTGCTGCCTCCAAAGAAGCCTCTTCCCAGCAGCCCTGTGAGGACCCCTGTG ATCGTCTCAAAGCACGGACCCCCTCGCCGGCCTCTACCTGGGAGCCCTCTCCTGGCCAAAACACCTCCCTTGGCACAGGGACGGACCCTGCTGGTCACGGTCCCTCCCACCAACTTCAAGGCGGCAGGGGCCAGCTCTGCCAGGTACCTAACCAA GCCCGTCCCGGGGTTCAAAGTCCAGTCTGCCTCCTTCCCCTTTAAGAAATGA